From Streptomyces sp. NBC_01460, a single genomic window includes:
- a CDS encoding UDP-N-acetylmuramoyl-tripeptide--D-alanyl-D-alanine ligase, which yields MIALSLAEIAGIVGGQPHDVPDLSAVVTGPVVIDSREVRQGSLFAAFAGERVDGHDFARGAVEAGALAVLAARPVGVPAIVVDDVVGALGALARAAVERLGTTVVALTGSAGKTSTKDLIAQLLERKAPTVWTPGSLNNEIGLPLTALRATPETRHLVLEMGARGIGHIHYLADLTPPRIGLVLNVGSAHIGEFGSREAIAQAKGELVEVLPEDGTAVLNADDPLVRAMASRTKARVLLFGEAPDADVRGENVRLTDDGRPAFTLHTPTGCSDVTLRLYGEHHVSNALAAAAVAHELGMSVTEIADALSEAGTLSRWRMEVTERPDGVTVVNDAYNANPESMKAALRALAAMGRARQTGGGRTWAVLGQMAELGDASLAEHDAVGRLAVRLNVSKLVAVGGTEASWLQLGAYNEGSWGEESVHVSDAQAAVDLLRSELRPGDVVLVKASRSVGLEKVALALLETTEGEVAVR from the coding sequence GTGATCGCCCTTTCCCTCGCCGAGATCGCCGGAATCGTCGGCGGGCAGCCGCACGACGTGCCGGACCTGTCCGCCGTCGTCACCGGCCCCGTCGTCATCGACTCCCGGGAGGTGCGGCAGGGCTCCCTGTTCGCCGCGTTCGCGGGCGAGCGGGTCGACGGCCACGACTTCGCGCGGGGCGCCGTGGAGGCCGGCGCGCTGGCCGTGCTCGCCGCCCGCCCCGTCGGCGTCCCGGCGATCGTCGTCGACGACGTCGTGGGAGCGCTCGGCGCCCTCGCCCGCGCAGCCGTCGAACGCCTCGGCACCACCGTCGTCGCGCTGACCGGTTCGGCGGGCAAGACGTCCACGAAGGACCTGATCGCCCAGCTGCTGGAGCGCAAGGCTCCCACCGTCTGGACGCCCGGCTCCCTCAACAACGAGATCGGCCTTCCGCTCACCGCGCTGCGCGCGACCCCCGAGACCCGCCACCTCGTGCTGGAGATGGGAGCGCGGGGCATCGGCCACATCCACTACCTCGCCGACCTGACACCGCCGCGGATCGGTCTGGTCCTCAACGTGGGCAGCGCCCACATCGGCGAGTTCGGCAGCCGCGAGGCGATCGCCCAGGCCAAGGGCGAGCTCGTGGAGGTCCTCCCCGAGGACGGCACCGCCGTCCTGAACGCCGACGACCCGCTCGTGCGCGCCATGGCATCCCGCACAAAAGCCCGGGTGCTCCTCTTCGGGGAGGCCCCGGATGCGGACGTACGGGGAGAGAACGTGCGGCTCACCGACGACGGCCGGCCTGCTTTCACGCTCCACACACCCACCGGGTGCAGCGACGTGACCTTGCGCCTGTACGGTGAGCACCACGTGTCGAACGCGCTCGCCGCGGCCGCCGTCGCCCATGAGTTGGGCATGTCCGTCACCGAGATCGCCGATGCGCTCTCCGAGGCGGGCACCCTCTCCCGCTGGCGCATGGAGGTCACCGAGCGTCCGGACGGTGTGACGGTCGTCAATGACGCCTACAACGCGAACCCCGAATCCATGAAGGCCGCACTCCGTGCGCTGGCCGCCATGGGCAGGGCCCGGCAGACGGGAGGGGGGCGCACGTGGGCGGTGCTCGGTCAGATGGCCGAGCTCGGTGACGCGTCGCTCGCCGAGCACGACGCGGTCGGACGGCTCGCCGTCCGGCTCAACGTCAGCAAGCTCGTCGCTGTCGGGGGGACAGAAGCCTCCTGGCTGCAACTGGGCGCATATAACGAGGGTTCGTGGGGTGAGGAGTCGGTGCACGTGTCCGACGCACAGGCGGCCGTCGACCTGTTGCGCAGTGAACTGCGCCCGGGAGACGTCGTGCTGGTGAAGGCGTCCCGGTCGGTCGGCCTGGAGAAGGTCGCCCTGGCACTGTTGGAGACGACCGAGGGCGAGGTCGCCGTCCGATGA
- a CDS encoding UDP-N-acetylmuramoyl-L-alanyl-D-glutamate--2,6-diaminopimelate ligase yields the protein MTTITPDPGNRNEKYRNPGPSLRERPGPPGTLTAVPHADQCQTTQKDAPVNYPGAPRPDRLRPTSLGELAARLGAGPQDAGEVTGITHDSRAVRPGDVYAALPGARFHGADFSAQAAGLGAAAILTDPSGAERAAATGLPVLVTGNPRGRMGEIAAEIYGRPGVGLLQIGITGTSGKTTTAYLVEGGLRGAGRSTGLIGTVEMRIGDERIKSERTTPEATDLQALFAVMRERGVEAVAMEVSSHALVLGRVDGCVFDVAVFNNLSPEHMEFHSGMEDYFQAKAQLFTPQRSKLGVVNFDDEYGRRLVDEASVPVVTFSAEGHPDAEWRAEDVQVGPQDSTFTVIGPKGERISARAPLPGPFNVANTLAAIVTLAVAGVDPQTAADGVAAVPGVPGRLERVDAGQPYLAVVDYAHKTDAVESVLRSLQKVTEGRVHIVLGCGGDRDTTKRGPMGAAAARLADTAVLTSDNPRSEDPLAILAAMLIGAAEVPVHERGEVIVEADRAAAIAAAVARAEPGDTVLVAGKGHEQGQDIHGVVRPFDDRQVLREAIERSPGRTSAVRAPEDLVHTQNNSQG from the coding sequence GTGACGACCATCACCCCTGATCCCGGGAACCGGAACGAGAAGTACCGCAACCCCGGCCCCTCACTTCGCGAGAGGCCGGGTCCGCCCGGTACGCTCACCGCCGTGCCCCACGCTGATCAGTGCCAAACCACTCAGAAGGACGCGCCTGTGAACTACCCGGGAGCGCCCCGACCGGACCGGCTCAGGCCGACGTCCCTCGGAGAGCTGGCAGCCCGGCTCGGTGCCGGACCGCAGGATGCCGGTGAGGTCACCGGCATCACCCACGACTCCCGGGCCGTGCGCCCCGGGGACGTGTACGCGGCCCTGCCCGGTGCCCGCTTCCACGGCGCCGACTTCTCCGCCCAGGCCGCCGGCCTCGGAGCCGCCGCGATCCTCACCGACCCGTCGGGCGCCGAGCGCGCCGCCGCCACCGGTCTCCCGGTGCTCGTCACCGGCAACCCGCGCGGCCGGATGGGCGAGATCGCCGCCGAGATCTACGGACGGCCGGGCGTCGGCCTCCTCCAGATCGGGATCACCGGAACGTCCGGGAAGACCACCACGGCCTACCTCGTCGAGGGCGGGCTGCGCGGCGCCGGACGCAGCACCGGACTCATCGGCACCGTCGAGATGCGCATCGGTGACGAGCGCATCAAGTCCGAGCGCACCACCCCCGAAGCCACCGACCTCCAGGCCCTGTTCGCCGTCATGCGCGAACGCGGTGTCGAGGCGGTCGCCATGGAGGTCTCCAGCCACGCCCTGGTGCTCGGCCGGGTCGACGGCTGCGTCTTCGACGTCGCCGTCTTCAACAACCTCAGCCCGGAGCACATGGAGTTCCACTCCGGGATGGAGGACTACTTCCAGGCCAAGGCGCAGCTCTTCACCCCGCAGCGCAGCAAGCTCGGCGTCGTCAACTTCGACGACGAGTACGGGCGCAGGCTGGTGGACGAGGCGTCCGTCCCGGTCGTCACCTTCTCCGCGGAGGGCCACCCGGACGCCGAGTGGCGGGCCGAGGACGTGCAGGTCGGTCCCCAAGACAGCACCTTCACCGTGATCGGCCCCAAGGGCGAGCGGATCTCCGCCCGGGCCCCCCTGCCCGGCCCGTTCAACGTCGCCAACACGCTCGCCGCGATCGTCACCCTGGCCGTCGCGGGCGTCGACCCGCAGACCGCCGCCGACGGCGTCGCGGCCGTCCCGGGTGTCCCCGGACGGCTGGAACGCGTCGACGCCGGTCAGCCGTACCTCGCCGTCGTCGACTACGCGCACAAGACCGACGCCGTCGAATCGGTCCTGCGCTCCCTCCAGAAGGTCACCGAGGGCCGGGTGCACATCGTGCTCGGCTGCGGCGGCGACCGCGACACGACGAAGCGCGGGCCCATGGGCGCCGCTGCGGCACGGCTCGCCGACACCGCCGTACTGACCTCCGACAACCCCCGCTCCGAGGACCCGCTCGCGATCCTCGCCGCCATGCTCATCGGCGCGGCCGAGGTGCCCGTCCACGAGCGCGGCGAGGTGATCGTGGAGGCCGACAGGGCCGCCGCCATCGCCGCCGCGGTCGCCCGCGCGGAGCCCGGCGACACCGTGCTGGTGGCCGGAAAGGGACACGAGCAGGGCCAGGACATCCACGGAGTGGTACGCCCCTTCGACGACCGTCAGGTCCTCCGCGAGGCCATTGAGCGCTCTCCGGGGCGCACGAGCGCCGTGCGCGCCCCCGAGGACCTCGTACACACCCAGAACAACAGTCAGGGATGA